The Opitutales bacterium ASA1 genome window below encodes:
- a CDS encoding beta-ketoacyl-ACP synthase III encodes MSTASHPVTILGTGSSVPARVVTNEELSRTVDTSHEWIYSRTGITERRIAGTDESASEMGARAGRAAIEAAGLAPSEIDAVIACTMTPDMPFPSTACLIQQKLGLPTRTAFDLQAACSGFVYGLEVASALIQAGVHRHVLLVGTERISSIIDWTDRSTCVLFGDGAGAVVLGRGVAHDQGVIGVKTGADGSDAKLLFMPGGGSSVPASAESIAARQHFLRMNGREVFKHAVLVMEEIALDLLREHGVLRGEIDLVIPHQANFRIIDTLASRLEIPYSKFFVNLDRYGNTSAASIPLAIDEAVKAERLRPGQLVLLLAFGAGLTWGAALLRWPGNK; translated from the coding sequence ATGAGTACCGCCAGCCACCCGGTCACGATCCTCGGCACCGGCTCGAGCGTCCCCGCCCGCGTCGTCACCAACGAGGAACTTTCCCGGACGGTGGACACCTCGCACGAGTGGATCTACAGCCGCACCGGCATCACCGAGCGCCGCATCGCCGGGACCGACGAGAGTGCTTCCGAGATGGGTGCTCGCGCGGGGCGCGCCGCGATCGAAGCCGCTGGACTCGCTCCGTCGGAGATCGACGCCGTCATTGCCTGCACCATGACGCCCGACATGCCGTTTCCGTCCACGGCGTGTCTCATCCAACAAAAGCTCGGACTCCCGACTCGTACGGCCTTCGACCTCCAGGCGGCTTGTTCCGGATTCGTCTATGGACTCGAGGTCGCATCGGCGCTGATTCAAGCCGGCGTGCACCGACACGTGCTGCTCGTCGGCACGGAACGCATCTCCAGTATCATCGATTGGACCGATCGCTCGACCTGTGTGCTGTTCGGCGATGGAGCGGGCGCGGTCGTTCTCGGTAGGGGTGTCGCGCACGATCAAGGCGTGATCGGCGTCAAGACAGGAGCGGACGGCTCCGACGCGAAGCTGCTCTTCATGCCGGGCGGCGGCAGCAGCGTGCCCGCCTCGGCCGAAAGCATCGCCGCACGACAGCACTTCCTGCGCATGAACGGTCGTGAAGTATTCAAGCACGCGGTCCTCGTCATGGAGGAAATCGCGCTCGACTTACTGCGCGAACACGGCGTGCTCCGTGGAGAGATCGACCTGGTCATCCCCCATCAGGCCAACTTTCGCATCATCGACACGCTCGCCTCGCGCCTCGAGATTCCTTACTCGAAGTTCTTCGTGAATCTCGATCGCTACGGCAACACCTCCGCCGCCTCGATCCCTCTCGCCATCGACGAAGCCGTCAAAGCGGAACGCCTTCGGCCCGGGCAGCTCGTGCTCCTGCTCGCGTTCGGCGCCGGGTTGACTTGGGGTGCCGCGTTGCTTCGCTGGCCGGGGAACAAGTGA
- the plsX gene encoding phosphate acyltransferase PlsX has product MTTATVGNRIAVDAMGSDLGPAEMVAAVAMALRSLPGLEPITLVGREDELRPLLASNQLAEDSRVTIVHASEVIEMTDKPLQALKRKKDASMLRAIDLVKAGEARAVVSCGNTGALMAAGTLRLRMLDGLERPALAGIIPRRNGHFVLIDAGANPEARPEHLVHNAILGSHYCRIVLEQKNPRVGLLTIGTEEGKGNELITASHDLLKRLGSLIRYSGPIEGFQVFEDTVDVVVCDGFVGNICLKTWESLAKFVSGTLKDELRANPLRMAGAALASGAFTALKHRIRPERYGGAPLLGVRGNILKAHGSSNREAVMNAIRVAHEIVARDLNERIVYDVAQANELIAQSV; this is encoded by the coding sequence ATGACGACGGCCACAGTCGGCAATCGGATCGCAGTCGATGCCATGGGCTCCGACCTCGGTCCGGCCGAAATGGTGGCCGCCGTCGCGATGGCACTGCGATCACTCCCGGGGCTCGAGCCGATCACTCTCGTCGGGCGTGAGGACGAGTTGCGCCCGCTGCTCGCGAGCAACCAGCTCGCCGAGGATTCGCGCGTGACGATCGTCCACGCGAGCGAGGTCATCGAGATGACGGACAAGCCGCTCCAAGCGCTCAAGCGCAAGAAGGATGCGAGCATGCTCCGGGCGATCGATCTGGTGAAGGCGGGCGAAGCGCGCGCCGTCGTTTCCTGCGGAAACACCGGCGCGCTGATGGCCGCCGGCACGCTGCGGTTGCGCATGCTCGACGGACTCGAGCGCCCCGCACTCGCCGGCATCATCCCGCGGCGCAACGGGCATTTCGTCCTCATCGATGCCGGCGCCAACCCGGAGGCTCGACCCGAACACTTGGTACACAACGCCATCCTCGGCTCACACTACTGCCGTATCGTCTTGGAGCAGAAAAACCCACGCGTCGGCCTGCTCACCATCGGAACCGAGGAGGGCAAGGGAAACGAATTGATCACCGCCTCGCACGACCTGCTCAAGCGGCTCGGCTCGCTCATCCGTTACAGCGGGCCGATCGAGGGCTTCCAAGTCTTCGAAGACACCGTGGACGTCGTGGTGTGCGATGGGTTCGTGGGCAACATTTGCCTCAAGACATGGGAATCGCTCGCGAAGTTCGTCAGCGGCACCCTCAAGGATGAACTCCGAGCCAATCCGTTGCGGATGGCGGGCGCCGCGCTCGCCTCCGGCGCATTCACGGCTCTCAAGCACAGAATCCGTCCTGAACGTTACGGGGGAGCGCCACTGCTCGGAGTGCGCGGCAACATCCTGAAGGCTCACGGCTCCAGCAACCGCGAGGCGGTCATGAACGCGATCCGCGTCGCCCACGAGATCGTCGCCCGCGACCTCAACGAGCGCATCGTCTACGACGTAGCGCAGGCCAACGAATTGATCGCGCAATCGGTTTGA
- a CDS encoding undecaprenyl-diphosphate phosphatase translates to MIRVGLFATTILTLALGFICLPLRGATESAPVDQEETGAPGEGSPLPVGHAVVLGIVEGVTEFLPISSTGHLILANRVLDLDRERQAFDLEGNPLWSVSPQEATDERPIEVFTVKQAADVYAVAIQAGAIAAVALLYFRSILAIFAGLLGRNPDGLRLLRNLLVAFFPAVVLGLAFEDLIDAYLFSVETVAAALVVGSVIMVVADVWQRRRAKRLGDALPDPTLADMSVRQALLIGLLQCFAMWPGMSRSMMTIVGGYCAGLRPARAAEFSFLLGLPTLTGAALYKSLGSGDLVVAAFGWQPLVIGCVVAAIAGGLSVKWLVGYLTRHGLGIFAIYRVVLAIAVLAVL, encoded by the coding sequence ATGATACGCGTCGGTCTTTTCGCCACGACGATTCTGACACTCGCGCTCGGTTTCATCTGCTTGCCGCTGCGCGGCGCGACCGAATCGGCACCCGTAGACCAGGAGGAGACCGGGGCACCGGGCGAGGGAAGCCCGCTCCCGGTCGGCCACGCTGTCGTGCTCGGCATCGTCGAAGGCGTCACCGAGTTTCTCCCCATTTCGTCGACCGGACACCTGATCCTCGCCAACCGAGTCCTCGACCTCGATCGCGAACGCCAAGCTTTCGATCTCGAGGGAAACCCGCTGTGGTCGGTCTCCCCACAGGAAGCGACGGACGAGCGGCCGATCGAAGTGTTCACGGTCAAACAAGCCGCGGACGTCTACGCGGTCGCCATCCAAGCCGGAGCGATAGCCGCCGTCGCGCTTCTCTACTTTCGGTCGATCCTTGCCATCTTCGCGGGGCTCTTGGGACGAAACCCCGACGGGTTGCGACTCCTGCGCAACCTCCTCGTCGCCTTCTTCCCCGCGGTCGTGCTCGGGCTCGCCTTCGAAGACTTGATCGACGCCTACCTGTTCTCCGTCGAGACCGTCGCTGCCGCCCTCGTCGTCGGCTCGGTCATCATGGTCGTCGCGGACGTGTGGCAACGGCGTCGGGCCAAACGCCTCGGTGATGCCCTCCCCGATCCGACGCTCGCGGACATGAGTGTGCGCCAAGCGCTGCTCATCGGGCTGCTGCAGTGTTTTGCCATGTGGCCCGGCATGAGCCGCTCGATGATGACGATCGTCGGCGGGTACTGCGCAGGGCTGCGACCGGCACGGGCTGCCGAGTTCAGTTTCCTGCTTGGGCTGCCGACGCTCACGGGGGCCGCCCTCTACAAGTCCCTCGGTTCGGGCGACCTGGTGGTCGCCGCCTTCGGCTGGCAGCCGTTGGTGATCGGTTGCGTCGTCGCGGCGATCGCCGGAGGCCTCTCGGTCAAGTGGTTGGTCGGCTACCTCACACGTCATGGCCTCGGCATTTTCGCGATCTACCGGGTCGTGCTCGCGATCGCCGTCCTTGCAGTGCTTTGA
- the trpD gene encoding anthranilate phosphoribosyltransferase — MELKAHTESVAAGREIGSVEAERIARALADAAVPVPDKEAFLEAFSRRGETGAELAAFARAFRSMAVAAGLDSWASDAIDVCGTGGDRSGSFNISTTVAFALAASKVPVIKHGNRSISSHCGSADLLEAVGIRIDADETTRRRSMEELGFVFLFAPGFHPAFKEIGPVRRALAARGVRTMFNILGPLLNPAGPAHQVVGVFAREFVEPVASALHGIGLRQGLVLHCSDDEGRRHDELTTCGRNHVVGFGALRDVRDSFEAEALGLERAPTSDLAGGDASANLAVLERVLDGTAPRGLIDTIVLNTAAALFAVGRVRSIAEGLAPARDVLLGGAVSEWLRRARAFYRS, encoded by the coding sequence ATGGAACTCAAAGCTCATACGGAATCCGTGGCCGCCGGCCGCGAGATCGGATCAGTGGAAGCAGAGCGGATTGCGCGCGCGCTCGCCGACGCGGCCGTGCCGGTTCCGGACAAGGAGGCGTTCCTCGAGGCGTTTTCGCGTCGTGGCGAGACGGGCGCGGAGCTGGCGGCCTTTGCTCGGGCGTTCCGTTCGATGGCAGTCGCTGCGGGGCTGGACTCGTGGGCATCGGACGCGATCGACGTGTGCGGGACGGGAGGAGATCGATCGGGCTCGTTCAACATCTCCACGACCGTCGCCTTCGCGCTCGCTGCGTCGAAGGTTCCGGTGATCAAGCACGGGAATCGCTCGATCAGCTCCCATTGTGGAAGCGCGGATCTGCTCGAGGCCGTGGGCATCCGCATCGACGCCGACGAAACGACGCGGAGAAGGTCGATGGAGGAGCTGGGATTCGTGTTCCTCTTCGCGCCGGGTTTTCATCCCGCGTTCAAGGAAATCGGCCCGGTCCGTCGCGCCCTCGCGGCGCGGGGCGTGCGCACGATGTTCAACATCCTCGGGCCGCTGCTCAACCCTGCCGGACCGGCTCATCAAGTCGTCGGGGTGTTCGCGCGCGAATTCGTGGAGCCGGTCGCGAGTGCACTGCACGGGATCGGCTTGCGGCAGGGCTTGGTGCTGCACTGTAGCGACGACGAAGGACGACGTCACGACGAGCTGACCACCTGCGGTCGCAACCACGTGGTCGGTTTCGGCGCGCTGCGCGATGTGCGCGATTCGTTCGAGGCAGAAGCCCTCGGGCTCGAGCGCGCACCCACGAGCGATCTCGCCGGCGGGGACGCGAGTGCGAATCTCGCCGTCTTGGAGCGTGTGCTCGACGGCACCGCGCCGCGCGGCTTGATCGACACCATCGTGCTCAACACCGCCGCCGCACTCTTCGCCGTGGGACGGGTCCGATCGATCGCGGAGGGTCTCGCCCCAGCACGCGATGTGCTGCTCGGCGGCGCAGTGAGCGAGTGGCTTCGGCGTGCCCGCGCATTTTATCGATCATGA
- the glmM gene encoding phosphoglucosamine mutase, which produces MSRRYFGTDGIRGVFGGPVMNEDFAWRVGRAAGLWLRERLGADALRRVLVGRDTRFSGPALEAALRRGFMETGAEVLSAGVVPTPAVSLGVRSFGLQLGVVVTASHNPADDNGIKFFDARGSKLDDADESAIEAFLDATAVTPDPRTDSTSDSPEILPVEHIYVDRLSALLDPDSLRGWKLVVDAGHGASYRTTPAVLRRLGAEVHLLSAEPDGRNINHACGSQYPEAMQRAIVELGCRLGIAHDGDADRLILCDEAGEIVDGDEILAILAAHALTMNTLRHRTLVATVQSNLGLRRFIEKAGGRLVQTAVGDRYVSEAMEQGGFNLGGESSGHVICTDVSPCGDGLAAALLVLRALLHAGEPLSVLRRKFHRYPQQTRALRVSSKPPIETLAHTASAAAAAEERLGADGRVMIRYSGTEPKIRLLVEGPTDAIVAACIEELERAVRADLP; this is translated from the coding sequence ATGAGTAGACGCTATTTCGGAACGGACGGCATCCGCGGCGTGTTCGGAGGCCCGGTGATGAACGAGGACTTCGCCTGGCGGGTGGGCCGCGCGGCCGGACTCTGGTTGCGCGAACGTCTCGGCGCGGACGCTCTTCGCCGCGTGCTCGTGGGCCGCGACACACGCTTCTCCGGACCCGCCTTGGAGGCTGCTCTCCGCCGCGGTTTCATGGAGACCGGAGCGGAAGTGTTGTCCGCCGGCGTCGTGCCTACACCTGCCGTGTCGCTCGGCGTCAGATCCTTCGGGCTGCAATTGGGCGTCGTCGTGACGGCCTCGCACAATCCCGCCGACGACAACGGCATCAAGTTCTTCGATGCTCGCGGCTCGAAGCTCGACGATGCGGACGAGAGCGCGATCGAAGCGTTCCTCGACGCCACCGCCGTGACTCCGGATCCGCGGACCGACTCGACCTCCGACTCTCCCGAGATACTCCCGGTCGAGCACATCTACGTCGATCGCCTTTCCGCTTTGCTCGACCCCGATTCGCTCCGCGGCTGGAAGCTCGTCGTCGATGCCGGCCACGGTGCATCCTACCGCACGACGCCGGCCGTCCTTCGTCGCCTCGGTGCCGAGGTCCATCTACTTTCCGCGGAGCCGGACGGTCGCAACATCAACCACGCCTGCGGCAGCCAATATCCCGAAGCCATGCAAAGGGCCATCGTCGAGCTCGGTTGCCGACTCGGCATCGCGCACGACGGCGATGCGGACCGGCTCATCCTCTGCGATGAAGCAGGTGAGATCGTCGACGGCGACGAAATCCTCGCGATCCTCGCCGCTCACGCATTGACGATGAACACGCTCCGGCATCGCACGCTCGTCGCGACGGTCCAGAGCAACCTCGGATTGCGCCGCTTCATCGAAAAAGCCGGTGGCCGGCTCGTCCAAACCGCCGTGGGAGACCGTTACGTGTCCGAAGCGATGGAGCAGGGCGGTTTCAATCTCGGAGGCGAGAGCTCCGGTCACGTCATCTGCACGGACGTCTCGCCGTGCGGAGACGGGCTGGCCGCCGCCTTGCTCGTGCTCCGCGCGCTGCTCCACGCCGGTGAACCGCTATCGGTCCTACGGCGGAAGTTCCACCGCTACCCGCAGCAAACGCGAGCCCTGCGCGTTTCGTCCAAGCCGCCCATCGAAACGCTTGCACACACCGCCTCCGCCGCGGCCGCGGCAGAAGAGCGCCTCGGGGCCGACGGCCGTGTCATGATCCGCTATTCGGGCACGGAACCCAAGATCCGACTCCTCGTCGAAGGCCCCACCGACGCAATCGTCGCCGCATGTATCGAAGAACTGGAGCGGGCCGTCCGAGCCGATCTTCCGTGA
- a CDS encoding carboxylate/amino acid/amine transporter — protein MFWLLIVSLVWAFSFGLIKGRLAGIDPALVAFVRLALALIVFLPFARVRGLRRSDALLLAGIGAVQFGVMYVCYIAAFAHLAAYEVAALSIFTPLFVCMCGQALERRFSVSPWIAAVLATVGAGVILMERPLSSGSWLGVVSMQVSNLCFAVGQVAYARWKRAAPTESSDVSVFWILYLGAVVITALPAAPAFATLGALGGEQWAVLLYLGAIASGLGFFGWNRGAAQTSTGVLAVANNLKVPLAVACALVFFGESADLLRLAVGGALVVGAGLLVTRVDASTTRQRRA, from the coding sequence ATGTTCTGGCTGTTGATCGTGTCTCTCGTGTGGGCGTTCTCGTTCGGCCTGATCAAGGGTCGGCTCGCGGGAATCGATCCGGCGCTGGTGGCGTTCGTGCGGCTCGCGTTGGCGCTGATCGTGTTTCTGCCGTTCGCGCGCGTGCGGGGCTTACGGCGCTCCGACGCGTTGCTGCTGGCTGGGATCGGGGCGGTGCAGTTCGGCGTGATGTACGTGTGCTACATCGCGGCCTTCGCACACCTCGCGGCGTACGAGGTGGCTGCGCTCTCGATCTTCACGCCGCTGTTCGTCTGCATGTGCGGCCAGGCTCTCGAACGTCGCTTCTCTGTCTCGCCGTGGATCGCGGCGGTGCTCGCGACGGTGGGGGCCGGGGTGATCTTGATGGAGCGTCCGTTGTCGTCCGGGAGTTGGCTGGGCGTGGTTTCGATGCAGGTGTCGAATCTCTGCTTCGCGGTGGGACAGGTCGCCTACGCGCGTTGGAAGCGGGCGGCACCGACGGAGTCGAGCGACGTCTCCGTTTTCTGGATACTCTACCTCGGGGCGGTGGTGATCACGGCTCTTCCGGCGGCACCCGCGTTCGCGACGCTCGGCGCGCTCGGGGGGGAACAATGGGCGGTGTTGCTCTACCTCGGAGCGATCGCCTCGGGGTTGGGCTTCTTCGGCTGGAATCGCGGTGCCGCGCAGACCTCGACCGGCGTGCTGGCGGTCGCGAACAACTTGAAGGTGCCGCTCGCGGTGGCGTGCGCGCTCGTGTTCTTCGGCGAAAGCGCGGATCTGCTCCGACTCGCCGTGGGAGGAGCGTTGGTCGTGGGCGCAGGACTACTCGTAACGCGCGTCGATGCGTCGACGACGCGTCAACGCCGCGCGTAG
- a CDS encoding iron ABC transporter permease, giving the protein MSRGFAWGVFSVTCLFFGAFFLWPIIQILRGGFLDPDGNITFAYVAEVFSDPIYLECLRNSFLLAICTTTTAFLVAMPLAFVTDRFVFPGKQLLGAMVLVPMILPPFVGAIGIRQIFGQYGAFNAFLIEMGVLEAGATVDWFASSHFWGVVVVQAFNLYPIMYLNIVAALANVDPAMEEAAANLGCTGLRKFRKITLPLINPGVFAGATIVFIWSFTELGVPLIFDYSRVTSVQIYYGLKDIGGSPFPYALVAVMLGCSVALYAIGKGLFGRKSYAMMAKATSTGGARYPGAIRAVLCTALFASVTFVAVLPHLGVVLVAFSSDWYGTIVPESFTLGNFELALGHSLTVPAIANSLKFAGISTLLDIVLGIAIAYVIVRTKIPGRSILDAMAMMPLAVPGLVMAFGYLAMSQEGRLFGFLNPIENPTVLLIIAYAVRRLPYMVRAAVAGFQQTSETLEEAAQNLGCPPLKAALKVTLPLITANIIAGALLAFSFAMLEVSDSLILAQRQLFYPITKAIFELFQLLGDGRFLASALGVWAMAFLAVTIGGMSLLLGKRLGAIFRV; this is encoded by the coding sequence ATGTCGCGCGGCTTCGCATGGGGGGTGTTTTCCGTCACGTGCCTTTTCTTCGGCGCGTTCTTTCTGTGGCCGATCATCCAGATCCTGCGCGGCGGGTTCCTGGATCCCGATGGAAACATCACCTTCGCCTACGTCGCCGAGGTGTTTTCCGACCCGATCTATCTCGAGTGTCTCCGCAACTCGTTCCTGCTCGCGATTTGCACCACCACGACAGCGTTTCTCGTGGCGATGCCGTTGGCGTTCGTGACCGATCGCTTCGTCTTTCCGGGGAAACAACTGCTGGGAGCGATGGTGCTCGTGCCGATGATCCTCCCCCCATTCGTGGGTGCCATCGGCATCCGCCAGATCTTCGGGCAATACGGGGCGTTCAATGCGTTCCTGATCGAGATGGGCGTCCTCGAAGCTGGAGCGACGGTCGATTGGTTCGCGTCGAGCCACTTCTGGGGCGTGGTCGTGGTGCAGGCGTTCAATCTCTACCCGATCATGTATCTGAACATCGTGGCGGCGTTGGCCAACGTCGATCCGGCGATGGAAGAAGCGGCGGCCAACCTCGGCTGCACCGGTCTGCGCAAGTTTCGCAAGATCACGCTGCCGTTGATCAACCCCGGCGTCTTCGCCGGTGCGACGATCGTCTTCATCTGGTCGTTCACCGAGCTGGGCGTGCCGCTCATCTTCGACTACTCGCGCGTCACGTCGGTGCAGATCTACTATGGTTTGAAGGACATCGGCGGGAGCCCGTTCCCGTATGCGCTCGTGGCGGTCATGCTCGGGTGTTCCGTGGCGCTCTACGCGATCGGGAAGGGACTCTTCGGCCGAAAGAGCTACGCGATGATGGCGAAAGCGACGAGCACGGGCGGCGCGCGATACCCCGGCGCGATTCGTGCCGTGCTGTGCACCGCGCTCTTCGCCAGCGTCACCTTCGTCGCCGTCCTGCCGCATCTGGGCGTGGTGCTGGTGGCGTTTTCGTCGGATTGGTACGGGACGATCGTTCCAGAGAGTTTCACGCTCGGCAACTTCGAGTTGGCGCTCGGTCACAGTCTCACGGTGCCGGCGATCGCCAACAGTTTGAAGTTCGCCGGCATCTCGACGTTGCTCGACATCGTGCTGGGAATCGCGATCGCCTACGTGATCGTGCGCACGAAGATCCCGGGGCGCTCGATCCTCGACGCGATGGCGATGATGCCGCTCGCGGTGCCCGGCTTGGTGATGGCGTTCGGCTACCTCGCGATGAGTCAGGAGGGGCGGTTATTCGGATTCCTCAACCCGATCGAGAATCCGACCGTGCTTTTGATCATCGCGTACGCGGTGCGACGTCTGCCCTACATGGTGCGCGCGGCCGTGGCGGGTTTTCAACAGACGAGCGAGACGCTGGAGGAAGCGGCGCAGAATCTCGGGTGCCCACCGTTGAAGGCGGCGTTGAAAGTCACGCTGCCGTTGATCACGGCGAACATCATCGCCGGCGCGTTGCTGGCCTTTTCCTTCGCGATGCTGGAGGTATCCGATTCGTTGATACTCGCGCAGCGACAGCTCTTCTACCCGATCACGAAGGCGATCTTCGAACTCTTCCAACTGCTCGGCGACGGTCGCTTCCTGGCATCCGCACTGGGCGTGTGGGCGATGGCTTTCCTGGCCGTGACGATCGGCGGCATGTCGTTGCTGCTCGGCAAGCGACTGGGCGCGATCTTCAGGGTGTGA
- a CDS encoding adenine deaminase C-terminal domain-containing protein, translating into MPDTVIRGARVFSPYTERISDEREVWLAAGRIAAIKPNGTCRRSTGAAFFEARGGILGPGLVDPHVHVESSMMSVCAYAEAALLNGTTTIFCDSHEIGNVCDQAGVEWMLEDARRAALNVFLTVPSTVPATNPELETAGGDLTPAKIGELFDRWPEAVALGEKMDFVPVVLGDPRSHGIIAEALKRGRPICGHIYGREFVAAYAASGVTDTHEAIDRDIAGDFLDAGMWIFLRGGPPTTPWHSLPEAIKVVTELSAHPKRVCVCTDDRDADDLFTFGLDWVAREAVRAGMPTTTAWSMASLHPATRYGLDSDLGGLGGGRRADLVLMNDALEPQSTWLGGTLVVRNRRVTPELEAVLRRPYRYPRAAYKTVTLPKKRSLVPALPTLPCTANVIRTALPGIILFHERIRLEAASSWDELLRDHRLCFVTVVERHGKSGAVAHGLLRDFNLVDGAVASSVGHDAHNIIVAGSNEADMQLALETIERSRGGVCVVRRGRVLAQVELPIAGLISDKRAREVAKETTRLKRAWRKIGCTLPYMGFNLIPLSVIPEIRITDKGLVLVPSMTLVPLFE; encoded by the coding sequence ATGCCGGACACGGTCATTCGCGGCGCTCGCGTGTTTTCTCCCTACACGGAGAGGATTTCCGACGAGCGTGAGGTCTGGCTCGCCGCGGGGCGCATCGCCGCGATCAAACCAAATGGAACGTGCCGCCGGTCCACCGGCGCAGCGTTCTTCGAAGCCCGTGGTGGCATCCTCGGGCCCGGTTTGGTCGACCCCCACGTCCATGTGGAGAGTTCGATGATGTCCGTCTGCGCCTACGCCGAAGCCGCCTTGCTCAACGGCACGACCACGATCTTCTGCGACAGTCACGAGATCGGCAACGTGTGCGACCAAGCCGGCGTGGAGTGGATGCTAGAGGATGCGCGCCGCGCCGCCCTGAATGTCTTCCTCACCGTCCCGAGCACAGTTCCCGCCACGAATCCCGAACTCGAAACGGCGGGCGGCGATCTCACTCCCGCGAAGATCGGCGAGCTGTTCGATCGCTGGCCCGAGGCGGTCGCACTCGGCGAGAAGATGGACTTCGTGCCCGTCGTCCTCGGCGACCCGCGTTCGCACGGGATCATCGCCGAAGCATTGAAACGCGGTCGCCCGATCTGCGGGCACATTTACGGTCGCGAGTTCGTCGCCGCCTACGCCGCCAGCGGGGTCACCGACACGCACGAAGCGATCGATCGCGACATCGCGGGCGACTTTTTGGATGCCGGGATGTGGATCTTCTTGCGCGGCGGGCCTCCGACTACGCCTTGGCACAGTCTTCCCGAAGCGATCAAGGTGGTGACGGAGCTCAGTGCGCACCCGAAGCGCGTGTGCGTCTGCACCGACGATCGTGACGCCGACGACCTCTTCACCTTCGGCCTCGATTGGGTCGCACGCGAGGCTGTCCGGGCGGGTATGCCCACGACGACGGCGTGGAGCATGGCGTCCCTGCATCCGGCCACGAGATACGGCCTCGACTCCGATCTGGGCGGACTCGGTGGCGGTCGGCGCGCCGATCTCGTGCTCATGAACGATGCGCTCGAGCCGCAGTCCACGTGGCTGGGTGGCACCCTCGTCGTCCGCAACCGCCGCGTCACCCCCGAGTTGGAGGCCGTCTTGCGTCGCCCCTACCGGTATCCACGCGCCGCATACAAGACCGTGACGCTCCCGAAGAAGCGCTCGCTCGTCCCCGCGCTGCCGACCCTGCCTTGTACCGCGAACGTCATCCGCACCGCGTTGCCGGGCATCATCCTCTTCCACGAACGCATCCGTCTCGAGGCTGCGAGTTCGTGGGACGAACTCCTTCGGGACCACCGGCTGTGCTTCGTCACGGTCGTCGAGCGCCACGGCAAGAGTGGAGCCGTTGCCCACGGCCTGCTTCGGGACTTCAATCTCGTGGACGGAGCCGTCGCCTCCAGCGTGGGACACGATGCGCACAACATCATCGTGGCGGGATCCAACGAGGCGGACATGCAACTCGCGCTCGAGACGATCGAGCGTTCGCGCGGCGGCGTGTGCGTGGTCCGCCGTGGGCGCGTCCTCGCGCAAGTCGAGCTGCCGATCGCGGGATTGATTTCCGACAAGCGAGCACGCGAGGTGGCGAAGGAAACGACTCGCCTCAAGCGGGCGTGGCGGAAGATCGGATGCACGCTGCCCTACATGGGCTTCAACCTCATCCCGCTCTCCGTCATTCCGGAGATTCGCATCACCGACAAAGGCCTCGTGCTCGTGCCTTCGATGACCTTGGTGCCGCTCTTCGAGTGA